A genomic window from Silene latifolia isolate original U9 population chromosome Y, ASM4854445v1, whole genome shotgun sequence includes:
- the LOC141633309 gene encoding aspartokinase 1, chloroplastic-like isoform X1 — protein sequence MASSSIMHLQAPKFIFSSHHPLQSFSPINATISSTTTIRPASLYCRLSRVTCVGVQEKKESSAIVEFTEDKTDENDFTIVMKFGGSSVASAHRMREIADLILSFPDENPLIVLSAMGKTTNNLLNAGEKAVSCGGSKASDIPELTLITDLHLRTVSELDIPPSVISSHLEELEELLKAIGRTKELTPRTTDYLVSFGECMSTRIFAAYLNSRGVKTRQYDAFDIGFITTDEFTNADILEATYPALSKRLRDDWEADPAIPIVTGFLGKGCTSCAITTLGRGGSDLTATTLGKALGLREIQVWKDVDGVLTCDPTICSQAQPVPFLTFDEAAELAYFGAQVLHPQSMRPARDGDVPVRVKNSYNPKAPGTLINRTRDMSEVLLTSIVLKRNVTMLDIASTRMLGQFGFLAKVFSILKDLGISVDVVATSEVSISLTLDPSKLWSRELIQQARELDRVVEELEKIAVVNLLQNRSIISLIGNVQYSSLILEKVFHVLRTNNVNVQMISQGASKVNISLIVNDHEAEKCVKALHYAFFESDDVPQLRLSGGNGSAVLVEK from the exons ATGGCGTCTTCCTCCATCATGCATTTGCAAGCCCCCAAATTCATCTTCTCATCACATCATCCTCTTCAATCATTTTCCCCCATTAACGCTACTATCTCCAGTACTACAACTATTCGCCCAGCATCGCTATACTGCCGCCTTTCGAGAGTCACATGCGTGGGTGTCCAGGAGAAGAAGGAATCTTCCGCCATTGTTGAGTTTACAGAGgataaaacagatgaaaatgaTTTCACTATTGTCATGAAATTTGGAGGCTCATCCGTTGCGTCCGCACATAGAATGCGAGAAATTGCTGATTTAATACTTAGTTTTCCTGACGAAAATCCACTCATTGTGCTTTCTGCTATGGGTAAAACCACCAATAATCTCCTCAAT GCCGGAGAAAAGGCGGTCAGTTGCGGAGGATCTAAGGCTTCAGATATTCCCGAGCTTACTCTTATCACGGATCTCCATCTCAGAACTGTTTCTGAGCTTGATATTCCGCCTTCCGTTATCTCCT CTCATCTTGAAGAATTAGAGGAGCTTCTTAAGGCCATTGGGAGGACGAAAGAGCTTACTCCTCGCACTACGGACTATCTTGTTTCTTTTGGGGAGTGTATGTCTACCCGCATTTTTGCAGCCTATTTGAACTCTCGTGGCGTTAAAACCCGTCAA TATGATGCATTTGATATTGGCTTTATTACAACGGATGAGTTCACCAATGCGGATATTTTAGAAGCAACATATCCAGCTTTATCCAAGAGACTACGTGATGATTGGGAGGCTGATCCTGCAATTCCCATAGTCACAGGTTTCCTCGGGAAG GGTTGCACGTCCTGTGCTATCACAACACTGGGTAGGGGCGGCAGCGATTTAACAGCTACAACCCTTGGAAAAGCACTGGGATTACGGGAGATACAG GTATGGAAAGATGTTGATGGAGTCTTGACCTGTGATCCAACAATATGTTCTCAAGCTCAACCTGTACCCTTCCTGACTTTTGATgaggctgctgaacttgcttatTTTGGGGCACAG GTTTTGCATCCTCAATCCATGAGGCCTGCTAGGGATGGGGATGTTCCTGTCAGAGTGAAAAATTCTTACAACCCCAAAGCTCCTGGGACACTCATTAACAGGACACGAGATATGAGTGAG GTTTTATTGACTAGTATAGTGTTAAAGCGTAATGTTACCATGCTGGATATTGCTAGTACTCGCATGCTTGGTCAGTTTGGCTTCCTTGCAAAG GTGTTTTCAATTTTAAAAGATTTAGGGATCTCAGTTGATGTTGTTGCTACGAGTGAAGTCAGTATATCACTCACCTTAGATCCATCAAAGCTTTGGAGCAGAGAATTGATTCAACAGGCAAGA GAGCTTGATCGTGTGGTAGAAGAGCTGGAAAAGATTGCAGTTGTCAACTTACTGCAGAACAGATCAATTATCTCTCTCATTGGGAATGTCCAGTATTCTTCTTTAATTCTTGAAAAG GTCTTTCATGTTCTCCGAACTAACAATGTCAATGTTCAGATGATCTCTCAAGGGGCTTCAAAG GTAAATATATCTTTGATAGTAAATGACCACGAGGCTGAAAAATGCGTGAAGGCGCTACATTACGCTTTTTTTGAGAGTGATGATGTTCCTCAACTCCGTCTTAGTGGTGGAAACGGCTCAGCAGTTCTTGTAGAGAAATAA
- the LOC141633309 gene encoding aspartokinase 1, chloroplastic-like isoform X2, whose protein sequence is MASSSIMHLQAPKFIFSSHHPLQSFSPINATISSTTTIRPASLYCRLSRVTCVGVQEKKESSAIVEFTEDKTDENDFTIVMKFGGSSVASAHRMREIADLILSFPDENPLIVLSAMGKTTNNLLNAGEKAVSCGGSKASDIPELTLITDLHLRTVSELDIPPSVISSHLEELEELLKAIGRTKELTPRTTDYLVSFGECMSTRIFAAYLNSRGVKTRQYDAFDIGFITTDEFTNADILEATYPALSKRLRDDWEADPAIPIVTGFLGKGCTSCAITTLGRGGSDLTATTLGKALGLREIQVWKDVDGVLTCDPTICSQAQPVPFLTFDEAAELAYFGAQVLHPQSMRPARDGDVPVRVKNSYNPKAPGTLINRTRDMSEVLLTSIVLKRNVTMLDIASTRMLGQFGFLAKVFSILKDLGISVDVVATSEVSISLTLDPSKLWSRELIQQELDRVVEELEKIAVVNLLQNRSIISLIGNVQYSSLILEKVFHVLRTNNVNVQMISQGASKVNISLIVNDHEAEKCVKALHYAFFESDDVPQLRLSGGNGSAVLVEK, encoded by the exons ATGGCGTCTTCCTCCATCATGCATTTGCAAGCCCCCAAATTCATCTTCTCATCACATCATCCTCTTCAATCATTTTCCCCCATTAACGCTACTATCTCCAGTACTACAACTATTCGCCCAGCATCGCTATACTGCCGCCTTTCGAGAGTCACATGCGTGGGTGTCCAGGAGAAGAAGGAATCTTCCGCCATTGTTGAGTTTACAGAGgataaaacagatgaaaatgaTTTCACTATTGTCATGAAATTTGGAGGCTCATCCGTTGCGTCCGCACATAGAATGCGAGAAATTGCTGATTTAATACTTAGTTTTCCTGACGAAAATCCACTCATTGTGCTTTCTGCTATGGGTAAAACCACCAATAATCTCCTCAAT GCCGGAGAAAAGGCGGTCAGTTGCGGAGGATCTAAGGCTTCAGATATTCCCGAGCTTACTCTTATCACGGATCTCCATCTCAGAACTGTTTCTGAGCTTGATATTCCGCCTTCCGTTATCTCCT CTCATCTTGAAGAATTAGAGGAGCTTCTTAAGGCCATTGGGAGGACGAAAGAGCTTACTCCTCGCACTACGGACTATCTTGTTTCTTTTGGGGAGTGTATGTCTACCCGCATTTTTGCAGCCTATTTGAACTCTCGTGGCGTTAAAACCCGTCAA TATGATGCATTTGATATTGGCTTTATTACAACGGATGAGTTCACCAATGCGGATATTTTAGAAGCAACATATCCAGCTTTATCCAAGAGACTACGTGATGATTGGGAGGCTGATCCTGCAATTCCCATAGTCACAGGTTTCCTCGGGAAG GGTTGCACGTCCTGTGCTATCACAACACTGGGTAGGGGCGGCAGCGATTTAACAGCTACAACCCTTGGAAAAGCACTGGGATTACGGGAGATACAG GTATGGAAAGATGTTGATGGAGTCTTGACCTGTGATCCAACAATATGTTCTCAAGCTCAACCTGTACCCTTCCTGACTTTTGATgaggctgctgaacttgcttatTTTGGGGCACAG GTTTTGCATCCTCAATCCATGAGGCCTGCTAGGGATGGGGATGTTCCTGTCAGAGTGAAAAATTCTTACAACCCCAAAGCTCCTGGGACACTCATTAACAGGACACGAGATATGAGTGAG GTTTTATTGACTAGTATAGTGTTAAAGCGTAATGTTACCATGCTGGATATTGCTAGTACTCGCATGCTTGGTCAGTTTGGCTTCCTTGCAAAG GTGTTTTCAATTTTAAAAGATTTAGGGATCTCAGTTGATGTTGTTGCTACGAGTGAAGTCAGTATATCACTCACCTTAGATCCATCAAAGCTTTGGAGCAGAGAATTGATTCAACAG GAGCTTGATCGTGTGGTAGAAGAGCTGGAAAAGATTGCAGTTGTCAACTTACTGCAGAACAGATCAATTATCTCTCTCATTGGGAATGTCCAGTATTCTTCTTTAATTCTTGAAAAG GTCTTTCATGTTCTCCGAACTAACAATGTCAATGTTCAGATGATCTCTCAAGGGGCTTCAAAG GTAAATATATCTTTGATAGTAAATGACCACGAGGCTGAAAAATGCGTGAAGGCGCTACATTACGCTTTTTTTGAGAGTGATGATGTTCCTCAACTCCGTCTTAGTGGTGGAAACGGCTCAGCAGTTCTTGTAGAGAAATAA